In Thermocrinis minervae, a single genomic region encodes these proteins:
- the dcd gene encoding dCTP deaminase, giving the protein MILSDGTIKKLIERGEIKIEPLEEKNIQASSIDLRLGGEIALYRMERIDIREKDLKVEKIELGEDGFWIEPKAFVLATTLEYIKLPDYITAFVEGRSSLGRLGLFIENAGWVDAGFEGQITLELYNANNCPIKLYKGMRICQIVLAKLDKRAQKAYRGKYLGQSGVTPSKIFMDFQDS; this is encoded by the coding sequence ATGATCCTGAGTGACGGAACCATAAAAAAACTTATAGAGAGAGGAGAGATAAAGATAGAACCCCTGGAGGAGAAAAACATCCAAGCTTCCTCTATAGACCTTCGGCTGGGGGGAGAGATAGCCCTCTACAGGATGGAGAGGATAGACATAAGAGAAAAAGACCTCAAGGTAGAAAAGATAGAGTTGGGTGAAGATGGCTTTTGGATAGAGCCTAAAGCCTTCGTCCTAGCCACCACCTTAGAGTACATAAAGCTTCCAGATTACATAACTGCCTTTGTAGAAGGTAGGTCTTCCTTAGGAAGGTTGGGTCTATTCATAGAGAACGCCGGCTGGGTTGATGCTGGCTTTGAAGGTCAGATAACCCTAGAACTCTATAACGCCAACAACTGTCCCATAAAGCTCTACAAGGGTATGAGGATATGCCAGATTGTCCTAGCTAAGCTTGACAAGAGGGCACAGAAGGCCTACAGAGGCAAGTACTTAGGCCAGAGCGGTGTAACACCTTCAAAGATTTTTATGGATTTTCAGGATTCTTAA
- a CDS encoding DUF2203 domain-containing protein gives MKIFDLQQAREILPLIKAIVSEVVDKRSELYLLEERLEEEQDPLEKLYIESQIRELDQDIRRGLQKIEALGGVIKGLDPILVDFLSFHENRYIWLCWKEDEEDINYWHELNEGFAGRKPVEILELKNPENP, from the coding sequence ATGAAAATCTTTGATCTGCAGCAGGCTAGAGAGATATTACCGCTCATAAAAGCCATAGTGAGCGAGGTTGTAGACAAAAGGAGTGAGTTGTACCTTTTGGAAGAAAGGTTAGAAGAAGAGCAGGACCCTCTTGAGAAGCTTTACATAGAAAGTCAGATAAGAGAACTAGACCAAGATATTAGAAGAGGACTACAGAAGATAGAGGCGTTGGGTGGCGTCATAAAAGGTCTAGACCCTATACTCGTAGACTTTCTTTCCTTCCATGAAAACAGGTACATATGGCTCTGTTGGAAGGAGGACGAGGAAGACATAAACTACTGGCATGAGCTCAACGAAGGTTTTGCAGGGAGAAAGCCTGTTGAGATACTTGAGCTTAAGAATCCTGAAAATCCATAA
- a CDS encoding UDP-N-acetylmuramoyl-tripeptide--D-alanyl-D-alanine ligase yields MELTSEKVALLLKGKHIGTPQRFRSACIDSRQVEEGSLFVALKGSRHDGHDFVMQALQKGCVGALVEREVPIPEGKFLIVVDNTLRALQKLAKYKRENFSGTVVGIAGSAGKTTTKEMIAFLLSKVGKTCKTPRNLNSQVGVPLSVINFDSDCEYWVVEMGASQKGDVRRLVQIVKPSVRVITSIGEEHLETFGCLDDVVLGNGEIFSDMHEEDIGVVPSYVYECYKDYKVITFGDGSEFEARDVSLSLEGVSFNVQGVRIFIPIPSFAVVENALCSLATIKAMGLDWKKLAENLSQFKPVEGRFRVIKAGPNTLIDDSYNANPPSVRMALKTLSRLPGKRMAVLGDMLELGSDSERYHREIGSLCAELGIDECVFYGKEMFYAYQECKRLKQECYHFDEEDELLSLIKGKYGWIILFKGSRGMRMERFIERLLNDWHFSI; encoded by the coding sequence ATGGAGTTAACATCAGAGAAAGTTGCCCTTTTACTCAAAGGTAAGCATATTGGTACACCTCAAAGGTTTAGGAGCGCATGTATAGATTCAAGACAAGTGGAAGAAGGTAGTCTCTTTGTAGCGCTAAAGGGTTCAAGGCACGACGGGCATGATTTTGTCATGCAAGCCTTACAGAAGGGATGTGTGGGAGCTTTGGTTGAAAGAGAGGTTCCAATTCCTGAGGGTAAATTCCTTATAGTGGTTGATAATACGCTCCGCGCCCTTCAGAAGCTTGCCAAGTATAAAAGGGAGAACTTTAGCGGTACCGTGGTGGGCATTGCTGGTTCTGCTGGAAAGACCACCACTAAGGAGATGATAGCCTTTCTCCTTTCAAAGGTGGGTAAGACATGTAAAACTCCCAGGAACCTAAACTCCCAGGTAGGTGTCCCTCTTTCCGTTATCAACTTTGATAGTGATTGTGAGTACTGGGTAGTAGAGATGGGAGCGAGCCAGAAGGGTGATGTAAGAAGGCTAGTGCAGATAGTTAAACCTTCGGTAAGAGTGATAACATCCATAGGTGAGGAACACCTGGAAACCTTTGGTTGCTTAGACGACGTAGTGCTTGGAAACGGAGAGATCTTTTCTGACATGCATGAGGAAGACATAGGTGTAGTACCTTCCTACGTGTACGAATGCTACAAAGACTACAAGGTTATAACCTTTGGTGATGGATCTGAATTTGAAGCCAGGGACGTAAGCTTGTCCTTGGAGGGTGTGAGCTTTAACGTCCAAGGGGTGAGGATATTTATACCCATACCGAGTTTTGCAGTAGTGGAAAATGCTCTCTGCAGCCTTGCTACTATTAAGGCCATGGGTTTAGACTGGAAGAAGCTGGCAGAGAACCTTAGCCAGTTTAAACCTGTGGAAGGAAGGTTTAGGGTTATAAAGGCAGGCCCTAACACTCTTATAGATGATTCTTACAACGCAAACCCTCCATCTGTGAGGATGGCCCTGAAGACCCTGTCCCGACTTCCAGGTAAGAGGATGGCAGTTCTGGGAGATATGTTAGAGCTCGGTTCAGACAGCGAGAGGTATCATAGGGAAATAGGAAGCTTGTGTGCAGAGCTCGGTATAGACGAATGTGTCTTCTACGGTAAGGAGATGTTCTACGCCTACCAAGAGTGCAAAAGGCTAAAGCAAGAGTGTTATCACTTTGATGAGGAGGATGAGCTTTTGAGTTTGATAAAAGGTAAGTACGGCTGGATCATACTCTTCAAAGGCTCCAGGGGTATGCGCATGGAGAGGTTCATCGAGAGGTTGTTGAATGATTGGCACTTTAGCATATAA
- a CDS encoding TolC family protein, producing the protein MRAVLFLIFLVSLGFSGEVVTLRQAMESALQNSLEIKSSKREVMAQERELKSAIGYYFPRIKVEEVYTRTDIPVYAFMAKLNQSRITPFDFDPNKLNNPSAVNNFQTKFSIEVPIWMGGKTQAMVEASRHSLSATRLEASKKEEESLFKTYQAYADAFVAKKMVETAKTSLKEAEEHVRLAESTYKVGISLLADVLRAKVYLSKAQEMLSTAQNNYQIAKRGLELVTNTTFGDFDVEDLGQCPNVSLEELKQKALEERKDIKALQENIKAMKSMQMAILADNLPQVYAFGSYELNNKNSPFGSDGKGYMVGAGISWTFDTGLSVYNRYLAQGERIKAMEDRLKLLKDAAIFEVEKAYTNYLNSLQAYKSAQAREEASKETVRVMELRFRQGLVRMVDLLDAQTQLDMARFEKVQALGNCHKAYAELLYSAGLIREVLR; encoded by the coding sequence ATGAGAGCTGTGCTCTTTTTGATATTTCTAGTGTCGCTTGGCTTCTCGGGAGAGGTGGTCACTCTTAGGCAAGCGATGGAGAGTGCCCTTCAGAACAGCCTTGAGATAAAGTCCTCAAAGAGAGAGGTTATGGCTCAGGAGAGGGAACTGAAAAGTGCTATAGGATACTACTTCCCTCGTATAAAAGTGGAAGAAGTTTATACACGCACGGACATACCTGTGTACGCTTTCATGGCCAAGTTAAACCAAAGCAGGATAACACCCTTTGACTTTGACCCCAACAAGCTCAACAATCCTTCTGCCGTGAACAACTTTCAGACCAAGTTCAGTATAGAAGTACCTATATGGATGGGCGGGAAAACCCAGGCCATGGTAGAAGCCTCCAGGCATAGCTTGTCTGCAACCCGCTTAGAGGCCAGTAAAAAAGAAGAAGAATCGCTTTTCAAGACTTACCAAGCTTATGCAGATGCTTTTGTAGCTAAAAAGATGGTTGAGACAGCCAAAACCTCCTTAAAGGAAGCTGAGGAACATGTCAGGCTCGCGGAGAGTACCTACAAGGTAGGGATATCCCTCCTAGCGGACGTACTCAGGGCAAAAGTATACTTATCCAAAGCCCAAGAGATGCTCTCCACAGCCCAGAACAACTACCAGATTGCCAAGAGAGGTCTAGAGCTAGTTACTAACACCACCTTCGGAGACTTTGACGTGGAAGACTTAGGACAGTGTCCTAATGTGTCCCTAGAGGAGTTAAAACAGAAGGCTTTAGAAGAACGTAAAGACATAAAGGCCCTTCAGGAGAACATAAAAGCAATGAAGAGCATGCAGATGGCCATACTCGCGGACAACCTTCCACAGGTTTATGCTTTTGGGTCTTATGAACTCAACAATAAGAACAGTCCTTTTGGATCAGATGGTAAAGGATACATGGTGGGTGCTGGCATCTCTTGGACTTTTGATACGGGTCTTTCTGTGTACAACAGATACCTAGCTCAGGGTGAAAGGATAAAGGCGATGGAAGATAGGCTAAAGCTCTTGAAGGACGCGGCCATCTTTGAAGTAGAAAAGGCCTATACCAACTACCTTAACTCTCTTCAAGCTTATAAGTCTGCCCAAGCAAGGGAGGAAGCAAGCAAAGAAACAGTAAGAGTCATGGAGCTTAGGTTTAGACAAGGTTTGGTTAGGATGGTAGACCTTTTAGACGCTCAGACTCAGCTTGATATGGCCAGGTTTGAAAAAGTCCAAGCTCTTGGTAACTGTCATAAGGCATACGCCGAGCTTCTGTACTCAGCAGGTCTTATCAGGGAGGTGCTCAGATGA
- a CDS encoding efflux RND transporter periplasmic adaptor subunit: MKGYLKYIGFLVVIGLLVAWFVGAFKHKEPAYLVEGQKRTVQGLKVGSPTLSQTRIEAFSGSVVADQTAHISTRIMGKVQKVYVKEGDFVKAGQLLVSVDASDVLSQASAVEKQITQAQEAYKAALANYEAVKKTYERYEALLKEGAVTQQEFDQVKAQYEAALAGVRQAQAGIEALKYQRQAVASNLNYATLRAPFSGYVTVKNVNEGDIAVPGQPLLTLEKSPYKVEFYLPERYLGKIKPGQIFDVQVDPVGVVKGRVVEVSPALDPMSRTFRVKLLLEDNPSVRSGMYAKLLIPEEGKTILVPESAIYRRHDFTGVFVVRPDNTLELRFVKLGQKVGDMVEVLSGLEGNERIVIEGVEKACDGCRIGG; encoded by the coding sequence ATGAAGGGATACCTAAAGTACATAGGTTTTTTGGTAGTCATAGGTCTTTTAGTGGCTTGGTTTGTTGGGGCCTTCAAGCATAAAGAACCAGCATACTTGGTAGAGGGACAAAAGCGTACAGTCCAGGGACTAAAGGTAGGTAGCCCAACCCTCTCGCAGACGAGGATAGAGGCCTTTTCTGGAAGCGTAGTAGCAGACCAAACAGCTCACATCTCAACCCGCATAATGGGCAAAGTGCAGAAAGTCTACGTGAAGGAAGGTGATTTTGTAAAGGCTGGACAACTTCTAGTAAGCGTGGATGCTTCCGACGTACTTTCTCAAGCGAGCGCAGTAGAAAAGCAGATAACCCAAGCTCAAGAAGCTTACAAGGCAGCCTTGGCCAACTACGAAGCTGTAAAAAAGACCTACGAAAGATATGAAGCCCTCCTAAAGGAAGGGGCGGTAACCCAACAGGAATTTGATCAGGTCAAGGCTCAGTACGAGGCTGCCCTAGCAGGTGTGAGACAGGCCCAAGCAGGTATAGAAGCCCTTAAGTATCAAAGACAGGCAGTTGCTTCTAACTTGAACTACGCCACACTTAGGGCACCTTTTAGTGGGTATGTGACAGTCAAGAACGTTAACGAAGGCGATATAGCAGTGCCAGGACAGCCACTCCTTACCTTGGAAAAATCTCCTTACAAAGTGGAATTCTACCTGCCTGAAAGGTATCTAGGTAAGATAAAGCCAGGGCAGATCTTTGATGTTCAGGTGGATCCTGTGGGTGTAGTAAAGGGTAGGGTAGTAGAAGTTTCTCCAGCTTTGGACCCCATGAGCAGGACCTTTAGGGTAAAGCTTCTCTTGGAGGACAACCCTTCTGTTAGAAGTGGTATGTACGCAAAACTTCTCATACCTGAGGAAGGCAAGACAATCTTAGTTCCAGAAAGCGCCATCTACAGAAGGCATGACTTCACTGGAGTATTTGTAGTAAGACCTGATAATACTCTAGAGCTGAGGTTCGTAAAGCTTGGCCAGAAGGTGGGTGACATGGTAGAGGTACTTTCCGGACTTGAAGGTAACGAGAGGATAGTCATAGAGGGTGTTGAAAAGGCCTGCGATGGATGTAGGATAGGAGGCTAA